The Planococcus donghaensis genome contains a region encoding:
- a CDS encoding efflux RND transporter permease subunit has product MKISDFSIKRPVFTIVIMFLVIILGIVSFTRIPITLIPELNPPIGVVVTNYPGASPTEVSEKITKPLEANLATLPGIKSIQSNSQEGSNFILLEFDWSTDIDDVQPDIAQRIDQTPIPDDANDPRFLKFDPAQFPILQLSLRSSNPDADVRVIAEELETELRQTEGVASVNISGSLIEEIQIELDQAALEERGLQQSDVVQLIQANNISLPGEPIETEDGRNLTTRIISTLTSVEEIRDLVLTIDPLEGDNITIGDVATVDISERESNSETRTNEEPAVLLSALQESQANTAEVSDAFQNRLDELLSEDRFEGVQADILFDQGDYVKLAIGNIGRTLVLGGIFAMLVLFYFLRGIKSPIIIGVAIPYSVIVTFVLMFFADFALNILTLGALALGIGMLVDNAIVVIENIERHLAMGKNAKKAASEGAKEVSGAIIASTLTTVAVFIPVIFISGLIGEIFFEFALTISFSLFASLAVALTVIPMMASRMLGKTGSKPKIQKDTSRSVKAFERSVVWALRNRIIVLFTALVLLIVGAFGVMQVGTEFIPATDEGFVSVSVELENGSSRTATNEVVDLIEDELKQEEDVDVYVSLVGSTQQGQAQGSAQANVAEIYVKLIDLADRDRSIFEFVDDVQPRIRETVGERALVSFDLQTAAGSSPNNLSFTVTDTNRLRLDKAVVDIEEALTKLPEVTELTNDRQETIDEIQMTINREAATEYGLPPVQIAQAVNNITRGVLASQVLTEDDEVLSVYVAYEEGERNSLEKLRALSLRTPSGEFVELQELADIEVAQGPVSIQRVDQADSVSFTLQYQSSITLGDMSDQVDEELEALDLDDGTMVSFGGDRELLDNSINDMSLAVLLAIVLVYIAMAAQFESFKYPLVIMFTVPLMAIGVAIALFITQTPVSITAVIGLLVLVGIVVNNGIVLVDYINQRKEDGMGSYDAIVTSVHDRRRPILMTALTTILGLLPLAIGIGEGTEINQPMGITVIGGLISATLLSLYVVPIVYSLLDGQTRRMNKK; this is encoded by the coding sequence ATGAAAATAAGTGATTTTTCCATAAAACGGCCTGTCTTTACCATCGTCATTATGTTTTTAGTAATCATTTTAGGTATTGTCTCATTTACACGAATTCCGATTACGTTAATTCCAGAACTAAACCCACCTATAGGTGTGGTAGTCACAAATTATCCAGGGGCTAGTCCTACAGAAGTAAGTGAAAAAATTACAAAGCCTTTAGAGGCAAATTTAGCAACGTTACCCGGCATTAAATCGATTCAGTCGAATAGCCAAGAAGGATCAAATTTTATCCTTTTAGAATTTGATTGGTCAACCGATATTGATGATGTCCAGCCGGATATTGCGCAACGAATCGATCAAACGCCGATACCTGATGATGCGAATGATCCGCGCTTTTTAAAATTTGACCCAGCGCAATTCCCGATTTTGCAACTGTCATTACGCTCAAGCAATCCAGATGCAGACGTACGCGTAATTGCAGAAGAATTGGAAACCGAACTCCGCCAAACAGAAGGAGTTGCAAGTGTAAACATTTCAGGTTCTTTAATAGAAGAAATTCAAATCGAATTAGATCAAGCAGCACTTGAAGAACGTGGCTTGCAACAATCAGATGTTGTGCAACTCATCCAAGCGAATAATATTTCACTTCCTGGAGAACCCATTGAAACAGAAGATGGTCGTAACTTAACTACGCGCATCATTAGTACGTTAACCAGCGTAGAAGAGATTCGAGATTTAGTTTTAACGATCGATCCATTAGAAGGGGATAACATAACAATTGGCGATGTTGCGACAGTAGACATTAGTGAACGTGAAAGTAATAGTGAAACAAGAACAAACGAAGAGCCTGCGGTATTGTTATCAGCTCTTCAAGAGTCTCAAGCCAACACAGCAGAGGTTTCAGATGCTTTCCAAAACCGACTTGATGAACTGTTAAGTGAAGATCGTTTTGAAGGAGTACAAGCAGATATTCTGTTTGACCAAGGTGACTATGTCAAACTTGCAATTGGCAATATTGGTCGGACATTAGTTCTTGGTGGAATCTTTGCAATGCTTGTTCTTTTCTACTTCTTACGAGGTATTAAAAGTCCAATTATTATTGGAGTTGCGATTCCATATTCAGTTATTGTGACATTTGTTCTGATGTTTTTTGCAGATTTCGCTTTAAATATTTTAACGCTAGGTGCACTAGCATTAGGAATCGGAATGCTTGTAGATAATGCGATTGTTGTTATTGAAAATATTGAACGACATTTGGCTATGGGGAAAAATGCTAAAAAAGCGGCATCAGAAGGTGCCAAAGAAGTGTCAGGTGCGATTATCGCGTCTACGCTTACGACCGTAGCTGTTTTTATCCCGGTTATTTTCATATCAGGGTTAATTGGAGAGATTTTCTTTGAATTTGCCCTAACAATATCGTTTAGTCTTTTTGCTTCTTTGGCCGTTGCTTTAACTGTTATTCCTATGATGGCTTCTAGAATGTTAGGGAAAACGGGGAGTAAGCCGAAGATCCAAAAAGACACGTCAAGGAGTGTTAAAGCTTTCGAAAGGTCTGTTGTTTGGGCTCTACGAAATCGCATTATAGTATTGTTTACAGCGCTAGTGCTATTGATTGTTGGTGCTTTTGGCGTTATGCAAGTGGGTACAGAGTTTATCCCGGCTACAGATGAAGGATTTGTCAGTGTTTCAGTCGAGCTTGAAAACGGATCTTCTAGAACAGCTACAAACGAAGTTGTTGATTTGATAGAAGACGAATTAAAACAAGAAGAAGATGTTGATGTGTACGTTAGTTTGGTTGGATCAACACAACAAGGACAAGCACAAGGCTCTGCACAAGCGAACGTCGCTGAGATTTATGTGAAGTTAATTGACTTAGCAGATCGCGATCGTTCCATCTTTGAATTCGTGGATGACGTGCAGCCACGAATTCGGGAAACTGTTGGAGAACGTGCATTAGTCAGCTTTGACTTGCAAACAGCTGCAGGCTCTTCGCCGAACAATTTATCTTTCACTGTTACAGATACAAACCGGTTACGATTAGACAAAGCAGTTGTTGATATTGAAGAAGCTTTAACAAAACTTCCAGAAGTAACAGAGCTCACAAATGACCGCCAAGAAACTATTGATGAAATTCAGATGACGATTAACCGCGAAGCAGCAACTGAATATGGTTTACCGCCGGTTCAGATAGCTCAAGCGGTTAACAACATCACACGAGGTGTTCTTGCGAGTCAAGTATTGACAGAAGATGATGAAGTTTTAAGCGTTTATGTGGCATATGAAGAAGGGGAACGAAATAGTCTTGAAAAGCTTCGTGCTTTATCTCTTCGAACACCTTCAGGAGAATTTGTGGAACTTCAAGAATTGGCTGATATTGAAGTTGCACAAGGACCTGTCAGTATTCAACGAGTAGATCAGGCAGATAGTGTGTCCTTTACGCTACAATATCAATCGAGTATTACACTCGGTGATATGTCTGACCAAGTAGATGAAGAACTTGAAGCTTTAGATTTAGACGACGGTACGATGGTTTCATTTGGTGGGGATCGTGAACTACTCGATAACTCGATTAATGATATGTCTTTGGCGGTTTTACTAGCAATTGTGCTTGTCTATATCGCCATGGCTGCACAGTTCGAATCGTTTAAATATCCACTTGTTATTATGTTTACTGTTCCTCTAATGGCGATTGGGGTAGCAATTGCGCTGTTTATCACTCAAACTCCAGTCAGTATAACAGCCGTTATTGGATTGCTTGTTCTAGTCGGTATAGTTGTAAACAATGGGATTGTCTTGGTGGATTACATCAATCAGCGGAAAGAAGATGGCATGGGTTCTTATGATGCTATTGTCACCTCGGTTCATGATCGCCGCCGTCCAATTTTAATGACAGCTTTAACAACTATCCTTGGGTTACTGCCTTTAGCAATTGGGATAGGCGAAGGCACTGAAATCAATCAACCCATGGGAATAACGGTTATTGGGGGATTAATTAGTGCCACACTGTTGTCACTTTATGTTGTTCCAATTGTTTATAGTTTACTGGACGGACAAACAAGAAGAATGAATAAAAAGTAA